The genomic interval TCAGGCCGTCGATCGTCGCGGACTCCATGGGATAGGGCTGGAACTCGGAGCTGACGGTCAGACCGGGATAGGTGAGCGTGTCGTAGGCGATGCTGTTCTCGATCCGGTTTCCGCGGCCGCCGTAGATGGCGAAGCCCGCGGCGCGCCAGGTGATTTGAACGGTGCAGTTGCGGATGACATTGTTCGTCGCCGGGAACGGATAGAGGTCGGTCGCGGACCAGATGGCGAACGCGTCATCGCCCGTGTTGCGGGCGTGGGAGTTCTCGACGACGCTGTCCTTGGTGCCGTTGCAGAGGTTGACGGCGTCCGCGCCGGTGTTCCTGAAGCGCACGTTGCTGATGCGCAGGTTCGTCGACTCGGCATTGCCACCGACCCAGTAGCCGCACTGGACGTGCTCGATCCACATGTTCTCGATGACGGTGTTCTTGTAGGCCGAGTTCACCCAGGCCTTGCCACCCTGGGTGCGCAGACCGTCGGTGTTGCCGAAGATGGCGAAGTCCCGGAACTGCGCGCCGTCACCGGTGATGATGAAGCCCGTCTGACCCCAGCCCGCGTCCTGCGCCAGGCTGGCGTTGTAGAGCTTCGTGTACCAGATGCCCGCGCCCTGGATGGGGATGCCCTTGACCTGGTACTTGTTGGTCTGGTCGAAGACGCCCGGCGGGAAGTAGACGCCTTTGTACTGCCCGGCCATGGCCGCCATGATCGCCTGATTGATGGCGTTGTCGTCGGAGATGCCGTCGTTGGGCACCGCGGGAGACCAGCTGTGTCCCGGCTCCGTGATGTCGATGTAGCCGGCCGGCTTGGGAATGGGGCCGCCGACCAGCTCGAGGTCGATGAAGTCGATGGCGTAGTACGCGGCGGTGTCGCCCGCGTCCTTCTGCAGACGGACGGTGGCACCGGCGGGGATGGTGGTGCTCAGCAGCTTGCTGGCCTCGTCGTAGATGCGGCGCGGGGCACCGCCCGAGGGGCTGTTGGTCTGGGTGTCATCGCCACCGTAGACCCACGCCTCCTTGGAGGAGAGGGTGAGGGTGGTGAGCTTGCTGCCGTTGACGTAGAGGCTCAGCGTCGCCGTGATGCCGCCGCCGCCGGGAGCGTCGGGGATGCTGTTGCGCACGACGATGGAGTTGGCGGCCGCGGTGGTGGTCCACTGCACGTACTGTCCCGTCGAGCTGAGCACGACCGCCTTGCGGCCGGAGGCCTCGCCCGGGATGGTGCCGAGCGCGCGGCTGGGGCCCTGGACCTGACCGTTCGTCGTCCCGTTCTCGGCCTCGTACTCGATCCACGGCACGTTGGCGCCACGGCCAACGTAGAAGCTGGAGGCCGAGGTGTTGTTGCTCTCCACGGCCTCGGAGATGGCGTTGGCGGGGTCGACCGTCGCGAGCACGGTGTGATTGCCATTGGTGGCCGTCCAGGTGCCGCTCAGGGTGACGACGGTGGTGGCGCCAGCGGCGAGGGCCGTGGAGGACACGCCGTTGAGGGTCGTCGTGCCATCGATGACCAGCCGGACGGCGGCGGCGCTACCGGCCGCGTCGAGGCCCTGGTTGGCAATGGTGACCAGGAAGCTGACCGGGGCGCCCGCGGCGGGGGTGTTCGGCGACCAGGAGATGCCCCGGACGACCAGGTCCGGACCGGGCAGCTGCGTCACCGTGAGGTTCTCGCTGAGGCTGTTGTTGGCGTCATTGAGCTCGGCGATGGCGTTGTCCGGGTCCACGATGGCGGTAATGGCATACGTGCCGTTGGCGCTGGACCAGGAGGCATTCGCCGTCAGGGTCGCGCTCGCACCGGCCGCGATGGACGTCGTGGTGGGGAGCGTCGAGGCGGCGATCTCCTGGTTGTTGATGCGGAAGGAGACCTTGTGCACGCCGGCCGGGCTGGCGGCGGTGCCGTTGTTCTTCACGACCGCCTTGAAGGTGATGGCCTCGCCCTCCTGCGGAGGAGTGTGCGCCGCGGTCCACTGGATGTCGGTGACGATCAGGTCGGCCTTCTTCACGGCCGAGGGCGCGACGGTGATGAAGTCCAGGTTGATGTTCGCGCCGTCCCCGGCGTCGTACTGGTAGGTCACCTGGTTGGTGCCCGCGTTCAGGTAGAAGGTCTCGGCCTTGTTGGCCCAGGTGTCCCAGTTGCCGGTCGTGGGCAGGGCGCTCTGCACCAGCCGCGAGCCGTTCACGTAGACGGAGATGTTCGAGTCGGCGAAGCCGTTGCCATAGCGAAGGCTCACGTCGTACCAGCCGGCGCTCGCGACGGAGACGTTGAAGCGGGTGCTCGCGCCCTGGGCCCAGTA from Archangium lipolyticum carries:
- a CDS encoding CARDB domain-containing protein produces the protein MRGRNVTDWTRAGGLVLLLLQMVLTACGAQPPASPDTGAVALGLATNVALGKAISTSGHTQTYVAANAIDGNRATYWEGTANAYPNTLTVNLGGNHDITSVVVQLNPDSIWGTRTQNIAVLGHDASTSTFSTLVAAKTYTFDPASGNQVTIPLTATVSEVRLQFASNSGAPGGQAAEFQIFGTPSGGTPTYALTVNNGTGSGSYAAGTVVSISANAPPAGQVFSSWSGGVASSFGNIYAASTTYTMGAAAAAITATYAPSTGGSKYEAESATLSGGAAVTTNHANYSGTGFVEGYWAQGASTRFNVSVASAGWYDVSLRYGNGFADSNISVYVNGSRLVQSALPTTGNWDTWANKAETFYLNAGTNQVTYQYDAGDGANINLDFITVAPSAVKKADLIVTDIQWTAAHTPPQEGEAITFKAVVKNNGTAASPAGVHKVSFRINNQEIAASTLPTTTSIAAGASATLTANASWSSANGTYAITAIVDPDNAIAELNDANNSLSENLTVTQLPGPDLVVRGISWSPNTPAAGAPVSFLVTIANQGLDAAGSAAAVRLVIDGTTTLNGVSSTALAAGATTVVTLSGTWTATNGNHTVLATVDPANAISEAVESNNTSASSFYVGRGANVPWIEYEAENGTTNGQVQGPSRALGTIPGEASGRKAVVLSSTGQYVQWTTTAAANSIVVRNSIPDAPGGGGITATLSLYVNGSKLTTLTLSSKEAWVYGGDDTQTNSPSGGAPRRIYDEASKLLSTTIPAGATVRLQKDAGDTAAYYAIDFIDLELVGGPIPKPAGYIDITEPGHSWSPAVPNDGISDDNAINQAIMAAMAGQYKGVYFPPGVFDQTNKYQVKGIPIQGAGIWYTKLYNASLAQDAGWGQTGFIITGDGAQFRDFAIFGNTDGLRTQGGKAWVNSAYKNTVIENMWIEHVQCGYWVGGNAESTNLRISNVRFRNTGADAVNLCNGTKDSVVENSHARNTGDDAFAIWSATDLYPFPATNNVIRNCTVQITWRAAGFAIYGGRGNRIENSIAYDTLTYPGLTVSSEFQPYPMESATIDGLTLVRTGGTYWGGQQFGSIWLRADMNPTNGITIRNVDVIDPTYQGISIQSNNGGVFTNVAFENITISNPTTYGIQVLSTAKGSGTFTNVTVNNAPSGKAVNQSNGGFSIVNGGGNNW